Below is a genomic region from Maledivibacter sp..
TAGGTCAAGAGAACTTGAAAAGATTAAGCTAGGCAGGCATGAAATTGTTGATATTATTGAAGATAACTATTCTCTCATTAGTAGAAGTGAGAAACTATATAAAATCATAAAACCATTACTTGAGAAATATGATCTCAATTTAGAGCTACAGGATTTAGATGGTTACATCCTATTTGACTCAAAGGATTTTAGTAAAACCTTAGATGATAAATCGGAGTATGAAGGAAAAAATATAGATAAAGGGATTAAGGCAAAAACTGTCCTCAATATATTTCACGATAACCAGATGATTTCTAGGGCCATATTTTATCAATATAAGAATAGTGAATCTATAGAAGATAAAGCTAAGTTCTATAGAATGTTTACATATGGATTCGGAGTAATGTTTGTTACTGTATTAATAACTATTTTTACTTGGTATATGTCAGGTACTATTTTGAAGCCATTAAAGGAATTAAGTGCTGCAACAAAGAATATATCTGAAGGCAATTTAGATTATCAAATAAAATATAAAAACAATGATGAAATAGGAAAGTTTTGTATTGTTTTTGATGATATGAGAAAAGAATTGAAGGAATCCCTTGAGAATCAGGTAAAATACGAAAAATCACGTAGAGAGCTTATTGCAAGCATTTCACATGAATTAAGAACACCAATTACATCTATTACTGGATATGTAGAGGGATTAGAGGAGGGTATTGCTTCCGATGGGGAAATGTTTCAAAGGTATATATCTGTGATTAAAGACAAAACCGAGAAGCTAGATCATTTAATTGAAGACCTTTTTCAATACT
It encodes:
- a CDS encoding ATP-binding protein; its protein translation is MKFGIRTKLFISFTIVIVLPLIITGILLYFVTIQLENDPRSRELEKIKLGRHEIVDIIEDNYSLISRSEKLYKIIKPLLEKYDLNLELQDLDGYILFDSKDFSKTLDDKSEYEGKNIDKGIKAKTVLNIFHDNQMISRAIFYQYKNSESIEDKAKFYRMFTYGFGVMFVTVLITIFTWYMSGTILKPLKELSAATKNISEGNLDYQIKYKNNDEIGKFCIVFDDMRKELKESLENQVKYEKSRRELIASISHELRTPITSITGYVEGLEEGIASDGEMFQRYISVIKDKTEKLDHLIEDLFQYSQMELGQLNMNIMTINSMELFEEIFTNLKMEFMNTNIAFTRQGPLPDVEINVDHYRIRQVIDNLIQNAKRYANSDGKISAGVKLKNDNKIVVFITDNGEGIPEEDIENIFEKFFRGEKSRSREYGGVGLGLAICKHIVEAHGGEIWVDSKTGRGSTFYFTIPTL